The Flavobacteriales bacterium genome includes the window CTAATCCGTTAACAATATGTGATCCAGGACATAATGTAGCTGGCATCAAAGAAATAATCAAACAGCTTGACAATATAAAATATAAAGCACTTCATTTTGTTATTGGAATGGTTAACGATAAGTCAATTGGAGAAGTACTAAACCTTCTTCCTCGAGATGCAATCTATTATTTCACAAAAGCCAACATCCCAAGGGCGATGCCAGAATAAGATCTTCAAACCAAAGCGAGAACATACAAACTTAAAGGCAACACCTACCCTTCTGTTTTAGAGGCTTGTAAAGCAGCTAAACAGAATGCAAAACTTAATGACCTTGTATTTATTGGTGGTAGCACCTTTATTGTTGCAGAAGCGGTATAAAATCTGCTTGCTTGAAAAGTATTTTAGTATATATTTGCACTTCCTTAATCAGAAACGATAA containing:
- a CDS encoding bifunctional folylpolyglutamate synthase/dihydrofolate synthase, whose protein sequence is NPLTICDPGHNVAGIKEIIKQLDNIKYKALHFVIGMVNDKSIGEVLNLLPRDAIYYFTKANIPRAMPE